A stretch of Triticum aestivum cultivar Chinese Spring chromosome 1D, IWGSC CS RefSeq v2.1, whole genome shotgun sequence DNA encodes these proteins:
- the LOC123178742 gene encoding berberine bridge enzyme-like Cyn d 4: MNRSAMGEDLFWAIRGGGGESFGVVLSWKVRLVPVPETVTVFSIIRSRNQSAIELITKWQEVAPVLPQDLYLRVLVLNQQANFQALFLGRCGDLHRLMQDRFPELGMTEQNCREMSWVQSTVFFGFSATSVPLKQLLNRSSNPRYYLKVKSDHVQEPIPRDVWESIWTAWLEKPEAALLMLDPYGGLMSSISPSETPFPHRQGNLYQLQYYSFWYENGTAAAEKRMSWVRGLYKEMEPYVSSNPRAVYVNYRDLDLGTNELDGDVTSYDKARVSWGDKYFKGNFKRLAAVKAMVDPHDFFRNEQSIPPLPAAKMIP, encoded by the coding sequence ATGAACAGGAGCGCCATGGGGGAGGACCTCTTCTGGGCTATCCGTGGCGGAGGCGGCGAGAGCTTCGGCGTCGTGCTGTCGTGGAAGGTGCGGCTAGTCCCCGTGCCGGAGACCGTCACAGTGTTCAGCATCATCCGGTCAAGGAACCAATCCGCCATCGAATTGATTACCAAATGGCAAGAGGTGGCGCCGGTTTTACCGCAAGACCTGTACCTCCGCGTGCTCGTGCTGAACCAGCAGGCCAATTTCCAGGCGCTGTTTCTTGGCCGGTGCGGCGACCTCCATCGGCTCATGCAAGATCGCTTCCCAGAGCTTGGAATGACGGAGCAAAACTGCCGGGAGATGAGCTGGGTCCAGTCCACGGTCTTCTTCGGCTTCTCCGCGACGTCCGTACCACTGAAGCAGCTCCTCAACAGGAGCAGCAATCCGCGCTACTATCTCAAGGTCAAGTCCGACCACGTGCAAGAGCCCATTCCAAGGGACGTGTGGGAGAGCATATGGACGGCATGGCTCGAGAAGCCGGAGGCCGCGCTGCTCATGCTGGACCCTTACGGTGGCTTGATGAGCAGCATCTCGCCATCGGAAACGCCGTTCCCGCACCGGCAGGGGAACCTTTACCAGCTCCAGTACTACTCCTTCTGGTACGAGAACGGGACGGCAGCAGCGGAGAAGCGAATGAGCTGGGTCAGGGGACTGTACAAGGAGATGGAGCCTTACGTGTCCAGCAACCCAAGGGCTGTGTATGTCAACTACAGGGACCTTGACCTGGGGACGAATGAGTTGGACGGTGACGTGACGAGCTATGACAAGGCTAGAGTCAGCTGGGGAGACAAGtatttcaaaggaaattttaagAGGCTGGCAGCTGTGAAGGCCATGGTGGATCCCCATGATTTCTTCAGGAATGAGCAGAGCATCCCTCCTCTTCCCGCTGCCAAAATGATACCGTAG
- the LOC123161459 gene encoding berberine bridge enzyme-like Cyn d 4, protein MGHVVGKIKIHTDDASTIYIAAAFYIAPTAIVATCGSINHGQEPRTPRTTILHHLVLTLCILSGQNTPSSLASSATAIDDFLGCLSADIPSRLIQTPVTPSYSALLLSTAWNLRHILPDTSKPLGIIAATEHAHVQTTVRCGRRHGVRVRVRSGGHDYEGLSYASVHLHKHNEPFAVLDLATLRAIHVDPARAEACVESGATLGELYYAVGAASCSLGFPAGSCPTVGIGGHLSGGGFGSLARK, encoded by the coding sequence ATGGGACATGTGGTTGGCAAAATCAAAATTCATACAGATGATGCTTCAACTATATATATAGCTGCCGCCTTCTACATAGCGCCCACAGCCATAGTTGCCACTTGTGGATCAATCAATCATGGCCAGGAGCCCAGGACACCGAGGACGACAATTTTACACCACCTTGTCCTAACCCTCTGCATCCTCTCGGGTCAAAACACGCCGTCTTCTTTAGCTTCGAGTGCAACTGCAATCGATGatttccttggctgcctctccgCGGACATCCCGTCTCGCCTCATCCAGACCCCGGTAACCCCGTCCTACTCTGCCCTCCTGCTCTCCACCGCCTGGAATCTCCGCCACATCCTGCCGGACACCTCCAAGCCTCTAGGGATCATCGCGGCCACCGAGCACGCCCACGTGCAGACCACCGTCCGTTGCGGCCGCCGCCACGGCGTCCGCGTCCGCGTGCGCAGCGGCGGCCACGACTACGAAGGCCTCTCCTACGCCTCCGTCCACCTCCACAAGCACAACGAGCCCTTCGCGGTGCTGGACCTCGCCACTCTCCGGGCGATCCACGTAGACCCGGCGCGTGCTGAGGCGTGCGTCGAGTCCGGCGCCACCCTTGGCGAGCTCTACTACGCCGTCGGCGCCGCCAGCTGCTCGCTCGGGTTCCCGGCGGGCTCGTGCCCCACCGTGGGCATCGGTGGCCACCTGAGCGGCGGCGGGTTCGGCTCGCTGGCACGCAAGTAG